The genome window TTttaaaagagtttgtttcccggattctctgtaatgcatggcgcatagggttgaacagttgcgtcaggtcactatgacggtgtcagaatatgccatcaagttcattaagtaagcccgtcatactcctactttgctttctACAGCCaaagagcgagtccacagactcattaaaagactcaattatgatcgtaaaattttgtacgactcgggagctacaggctgatacttcatttctgctagttgtagaaattgccaagataataGAACGTGTTCGACGTGAGTAAAAGgaaaaactaaggagaccaagaggtctcaagGTTCTGGAGGATTCAATGAATTCTACTCTgaaagtataaatcattatggcggggggctcgggcagtcggccagcccagtctgcacatcggattactcggggtgctccaatatatttcttttaatgcaccaccgacatgaatttcctacaatggttattccagttatctggcacagactcaatatgagcagccaaacccgcaaaggggttgttatgaatacggtgatactaggcacatcatgagaaaattgtcccaaacttgggagagacatatttcatcaaagcactcaggctacgtgccccattgcagttactacacctcccacacgactagttaggggtggaggaaaagcgagtagaaggcgtcctagaggtggagacccagccgttgatatatttgttttacggtatggcggaggtcgctacataagatggtgtcgttacaggtacgacctcgatttaatatcaaggaataatttccttaacttgattcagtTCTCTGCATCGAAACGAGTCCTCCTATGGTGCttcacttatgagtgagcttcgtaattctataatctacttatgtctttactcatgttgggagattctatgatattgatttatgaccgcagttgtctttgattatttgttgtgattttcttaaagttgaaaggaaattttgtttatttccacgagatattaattgccattattttgtgtaattaaatggtgacatgctacttgattcatttccattgtcatttattttattatattgttaacattttaccatgctattattattttccagtagggcttgacctgacctcgtcactactctaccgaggttagacttggcacttactaggtaccgttgtggtgtactcatactacgcttttgcacatctttttgtgcagatccaggtacaccttatcagaccaagcatcagtaaactagctgtacgaggagacttcgaggtatatctgccagcgtccgcagactccgaagtccccttctatcttactatgttatcTTTCTTATTTGCTTtggactctgatgtatagagacatagagaataaattcttagaagcttgtgacttatttctaccgggttttgggagttgaaattgtttgaattgtagtttatttatttcagattttaatttttattctgtattgataggcttacctagtcttagagactaggtgccatcacgacatcctacggagggaatttggggtcgtgacaagatgcaaaggcaataagaATTATTATggcttccattcgagcaactggagcaaatgtttcatcataatcgatcccttcttcctgattgtatccttgaactacaagccttgccttgtttcttgctgtatttccaaactcatcaagtttgttcctGAATACCCACCTGGTTCCTATGATAGTTCAATCTACAGGTCGAGGGACCAGGTGCCATACCTTGTTTCTTTCAAACTGATGCATCTCCTCTTGCATGGCTATGATCTTGTCTGCATCTTTCAACACTTCTTTGATGTTTTTGGGCTCTATTTGAGAGAGAAAGGCTGAAAAGGCAAGTGAGTTTCTTGCCTTTGATCTGGTTTGAACTCCTAAGTCAAGAGGGGTGATTATGTTGTCAAGAGGATGTGAGCTTTTGTGCTTCCAATTTGGTACCTGAACCTCATTGGTAGAGGGCCCAGATATGTCTAACTGAGATTTTTGGGTGCTTTTTACTTCAGCAAGTGGAGTACCTTAGACTGCATCAACAACTCTATTTtcagcttcagttgttgtgattgaggaaccgggttcctctatGTCAGCTGGAGATTCATCTGTGCCATTGTCATTTGAATCCTTGACCTGACTCATAATGTCAGTTTTTCTATTTGCCATGTCAATAATTTCACCTGGAACATATAAAGGTTCTCCATCTTGGTCAACACGTCTATCCTTCTCATATGAGAggtgagattcatcaaagatcacatgtatactctcttcaacacattgagtccttttgttgtaTACTTTGTAAGCTTTGCTTTGGAATGAGTATCCCAGAaggattccttcatcacttttggcatcgaATTTTCCAAGAGCTTTCTTTCCATTGTTGAGGAGAAAGCATTTACACCCAAAAGTCCTTAGATGTGTCAACTTGGGCTTCCTTCCATTCAGCAGTTCATATAGAGTCTTGTTCAGAAGGgctgatcatgcacctgttcaccaagtagcaagcagtattgacagcttctgcccagaaattcttTGCGATCCCACTGTCAATCAATATTGTCCTTAccatgtcttcaagagttctattcttcctctccacaacaccattttgttgaggtgttcttggagctgaaaCATTGTGAGTGATACCATTTTCAGTACAGAACTCATCAAATTTAGCATTGTCGAACTTTGTcccataatcaaacctgatacAAGCTACATTATTACCCATCTTCACTTGAATCCTTTTAATGAAGGCAACAAACACTTCAAAGGTTTCATCTTTGGTTCTGAGAAACAGAGTCCAGGTGAATCTGGAGTAATCATCAACTATAATGAAGATATATTTCTTTCCTCCCCTGCTTTCCACCCTCATgggtccacatagatccatgtgaaaaagatcaagtggccttgaggtactGACTTCCTTTTTGGGCTTGAATGAGGATCTGACTTGCTTgccttttacacatgcatcacatACTTTGTGGTCCTTGAAACTTGACTTGGGCagaccacgaaccaggtccttcctgaCCAATTTATTCAGCAATGTGAAGCTTGCATGACCCAACCTCCTATGCCATAATTCAACATCATCATCAATAGCACTTAGACAATTGAGATCACCATTCTGCAGAGACTCAAAATCAGCcacatagatatttttgtatctttttgctACTAGCACCACCTCACCAGTCACTAGGTTTGTGACTGTACATATTTTTTATACAAACTTCACCTTGTTTCCCTTGTCATAGATCTGGGAAACACTTAGCAAGTTGTACTTCAACCCGTTCACGTAGTACATATTTTTGATTGAGTGTGAGAGAGACTTCTCAatccttccaactcccagaatgtatcctttcttgctatttccaaaggatacactccctctTTGCAGGACTTTAAGTGAAAGGAAGTCATTTGTACTTCTAGTtatatgctttgagcagccactatccatgtactattgtaggctgcttcctttcactgttccctgcacaagaaaatcaggagttagacttaggaaccctaatgagtttgggtcccttgtaatgaggaaaggGGTGAATGAGGGATCTTCTGGTCCAAGAAGGCATCATGCATTTTTTATATGAAGGACCAGGTTCTCTACCAGTAGTTACTTTTTCagcgaaaattttatttttctgctGTGACTGAAATCTGGCcttacagttttctttaaagtgcccagtgttgccacagtgagtgcaaagccaattatcaggtacagtaacttacttgctatgagggttgtaGGGAATATTTTCCCTTTGGAACCCGATCCCCTccctgtttcccccattgttggtgtacatggcagtgatagcatcagaggatcaggtccacttgagtgatttttcaagGTCACTCTTCACTCTTCCTAGTTCTTCATGAAGTTGtttgtttttctcaagctcagcaCACAGATTAGACTTCACTGAATTTAACTCactttcaagcttaatgtgtgcctcacttgcaactttcttttccttttgagaaTTTTCAGGCCTACTCTTTATTTTAGGTTCCCCAATTGTTTCCTTCAAGTCCACTACCACCACTAATAGGTCATCTCTCCCATGCTCAATGTTAGCAACTCTCTCAGCTAAgacttcttttttcctttcttacaCACTCAAAGGTCTCTTTTAGGTCTACCACAACGACTATTAGATCATCTCTTTCAGGTTCTATGTGTGCAATTTTTTCATCTATGGCATCCTTCTCTTTCTTCAGGTTCTCAACTGTTTCCTTTAAGTCAACAACAACGATGACTAAGTCATCTCTGGTTTGTTCTACTTCTCCTAACTCTATAGTTAAGGCatctttatcatttataagactgtgataagcatcaatCAACATATTTGCCAAAGACATGAGTTTTTTAGGAGAATAAGATTTCAGATTTCTCTGAACATCCAGAAAATTCAcctcatcatcgtcgtcatcttcatcatcataaGACAGAGCcatcaaggcaaagattgagtcaTACTTAGTTGCTTCACTTTTCACTGCCATCATTGAACTATCACcatgatcatcatcttcttcagatttgctggaggagtctccccatgcagcaagagcttgcttTATAATGTTGTCAGCGACATTCTTTCTCTTGAAGCATTtatcaggaaccgggttcctcttggctACTTTGTCCAagttatttttgtgcagatcttgCTTTAGGAGAGGGCACTCCTTGATGAAGTGTCCTGGCTTGCCACATTTATGACAGAGGTCATAATTTTTTGGCTTGCTAGAACTTcccctttttggaatgcctccattcCTACGAACCATCTTCTGGAATCTTcttgtcaagtaagccatatcaccatcctcaccacttgaattATTGTTATCTGTCTTgagaaccaggttcttctcctttttggattctcttctttcattgtccttcttcttcttcttcttcttcttcatttcatatgtTTTCAGATTGCCAACAAGTTCATCTATGGCCAGTGTCTGCAAGTCCTTCACCTCCGT of Nicotiana tomentosiformis chromosome 7, ASM39032v3, whole genome shotgun sequence contains these proteins:
- the LOC138896220 gene encoding uncharacterized protein codes for the protein MLTTEYELFRMKDDESIQDMHTRFTSIINELHSLGEAIPRNKLVRKILSTLAIDELVGNLKTYEMKKKKKKKKDNERRESKKEKNLVLKTDNNNSSGEDGDMAYLTRRFQKMVRRNGGIPKRGSSSKPKNYDLCHKCGKPGHFIKECPLLKQDLHKNNLDKVAKRNPVPDKCFKRKNVADNIIKQALAAWGDSSSKSEEDDDHGDSSMMAVKSEATKYDSIFALMALSYDDEDDDDDEVNFLDVQRNLKSYSPKKLMSLANMLIDAYHSLINDKDALTIELGEVEQTRDDLVIVVVDLKETVENLKKEKDAIDEKIAHIEPERDDLIVVVVDLKETFECETIGEPKIKSRPENSQKEKKVASEAHIKLESELNSVKSNLCAELEKNKQLHEELGRVKSDLEKSLKWT